The following is a genomic window from Thermodesulfobacteriota bacterium.
ACGCCGGCCTCATCGACGAGTCCGAGGCCCGACGGCGACGGCAGGAGATCTCGAGCGAGGCGGACTTCTACGGCGCCATGGACGGCGCGAGCAAGTTCGTCCGGGGCGACGCCGTGGCCGGGCTGGTCATCACGGGAATCAACATCCTGGGCGGGCTCATCATCGGGGTGCTCCAGAAGGGCATGCCCCTGGCCTCTGCCGTCACCAACTACACCACCCTCACGGTGGGGGACGGGCTGGTGACCCAGATGCCCGCCCTCATCATCTCCACCGCGGCGGGCATCCTCATCACCCGGGCGGGGAGCCAGTCGAACCTGGGGCAGGTGCTGCCCCGCCAGTTCGGCCAGGCGCCCGCTGCCCTGGGGATCTCTTCGGGGGTGCTCCTGATGCTGGGGGTGGTGCCGGGGCTACCCTTCCTGCCTTTCGCGCTGCTGTCGGGGGTCATGGGCGGCACCGCTTACGCCCTTACGAAGACCAAGCGCGCCGAGGCAGAGGAGGCCGCAGCCGCCGTGCGCAAGGCCGCCGAGGAGACGCCCAAGGCCCCGGAGGGCCCCGAGGAGGTCACCCAGCTCCTCCAGGTCGACGCGCTGGAGCTCGAGGTGGGCTACGGCCTCCTGCACCTGGTGGACCCGGGCCAGGGGGGGGATCTCCTGGAGCGCATCCGCTCCATCCGGCGTCAGATCGCCCTGGAGCTGGGGATCGTGGTGCCCCCCATCCGCATCCGCGACAACTTGCAGCTTCGCCCCACCGAATACCTCATCCTCATCAAGGGGGTGGAGGCGGCCCGGGGGGAGCTCAAGGAGGGCCACTACCTCGCCATGAACCCGGGCCTGGCGGAAGGCGGGGTGGAGGGCATCCCCACCCGGGAGCCGGCGTTCGGCCTCGAGGCCCTGTGGGTGCGGGAGGAGCGGCGCGAGGAGGCCCAACTGCGGGGCTACACCGTGGTGGACCTCTCCACTGTGATCGCCACCCACCTCACCGAGATCGTCAAGCGAAACGCCCACGAGCTCCTGGGGCGCCAGGAAACCCAGAACCTTCTGGATGCGGTCAAGGTTCAGGCCCCGGCCCTGGTGGAGGAGCTGGTGCCGGGCCTGCTCTCCCTGGGGGGGGTGCAGAAGGTGCTCCAGAACCTCCTGCGCGAACGGGTGAGCGTGCGCGACCTGCGCACGGTGCTCGAGACCCTGGCCGACTACGCCCCCCGCACCAAGGATCCGGAGCTCCTCACCGAGTACGCCCGGTCGGCGCTGCGGCGGGCCATCTCCAAGCAATACCAGGACGCGGAGGGCAAGCTCCCGGTCATCGCCCTGGACCACCGCCTCGAAGAGACCCTCTCGGGCGCCCTCCAGCGCACCGATTACGGCGCCTTCCTCTCCCTGGAGCCCAAGCTCGCCCAGCGGGTGCTCCAGGCCCTGGGGCAGGCGGCCGAGGACGCGGGGCTTTTGAACTTCACCCCCGTGGTGCTCACCTCTCCCACCATCCGGCTGCCGCTTCGCAAGCTCACGGAAAAGGTGCTCCCGGGCCTGGTCTTCCTGAGCCACGGCGAGGTGGAGGGGCCCCTGCGCACGCTGAAGGTGGTGAGCCTTGAGGGTTAGACGACTCGGGGGCTTCCAGAGCGTTTTGAAGCATCCCGAAGGTTGGGGGGAATGGCGGAAACTCGGGGTTTTT
Proteins encoded in this region:
- the flhA gene encoding flagellar biosynthesis protein FlhA, which gives rise to MERGAAATASGLLSRHSGVLVAAGVMSIVFLMVIPLPKFALDLLLALNISISVLIFLLGMYTERPLDFSVFPSALLIVTLFRLALNVSSTRLILVRGHDGPDAVSRVIAAFGDFVVGGNFVVGIVIFLILVVINFVVITKGATRIAEVSARFTLDSMPGKQMAIDADLNAGLIDESEARRRRQEISSEADFYGAMDGASKFVRGDAVAGLVITGINILGGLIIGVLQKGMPLASAVTNYTTLTVGDGLVTQMPALIISTAAGILITRAGSQSNLGQVLPRQFGQAPAALGISSGVLLMLGVVPGLPFLPFALLSGVMGGTAYALTKTKRAEAEEAAAAVRKAAEETPKAPEGPEEVTQLLQVDALELEVGYGLLHLVDPGQGGDLLERIRSIRRQIALELGIVVPPIRIRDNLQLRPTEYLILIKGVEAARGELKEGHYLAMNPGLAEGGVEGIPTREPAFGLEALWVREERREEAQLRGYTVVDLSTVIATHLTEIVKRNAHELLGRQETQNLLDAVKVQAPALVEELVPGLLSLGGVQKVLQNLLRERVSVRDLRTVLETLADYAPRTKDPELLTEYARSALRRAISKQYQDAEGKLPVIALDHRLEETLSGALQRTDYGAFLSLEPKLAQRVLQALGQAAEDAGLLNFTPVVLTSPTIRLPLRKLTEKVLPGLVFLSHGEVEGPLRTLKVVSLEG